One window of Papaver somniferum cultivar HN1 chromosome 9, ASM357369v1, whole genome shotgun sequence genomic DNA carries:
- the LOC113307962 gene encoding probable acetyltransferase NATA1-like — MAAAAAGPPPPTPTPIPSMTLPENPAANSIFVRIRLAVPTDVPHIHKLIHQMAVFERLTHLFEATQENLTTTLFNSPPFKSFTVFILEVSRLPFPNDQHSVNPNYPSVTQMVNLDTNIEDPEAHNFQVDSDVVVAGFTLFFPNYSTFLAKPGFYIEDIFVRECYRRKGLGKMLLSAVAAQAVKMGYGRVEWCVLDWNINAIKFYEEMGAQVFQEWRICRLTGDALNGYGGGN; from the coding sequence ATGGCCGCCGCCGCTGCTGGACCACCACCGCCAACTCCAACACCGATTCCATCAATGACACTACCAGAAAACCCCGCTGCAAACTCCATTTTCGTCAGAATCCGATTAGCTGTACCAACTGATGTCCCTCATATTCACAAATTGATCCATCAAATGGCAGTGTTCGAACGTCTAACACACTTATTTGAAGCAACCCAGGAGAATCTAACCACAACCCTTTTCAACTCGCCACCTTTCAAATCGTTCACTGTTTTCATTCTTgaagtttcaagattaccatttccaaatgatcaacattctgtaaaccctaattacccTTCTGTTACTCAGATGGTGAATCTTGATACCAATATTGAAGATCCAGAAGCTCATAACTTCCAAGTTGAttctgatgttgttgttgctggtttTACTTTGTTTTTCCCAAACTATTCAACATTTTTAGCAAAACCAGGGTTTTACATTGAAGATATATTTGTCAGAGAATGTTATAGGAGGAAAGGGTTAGGGAAAATGTTGTTATCTGCCGTGGCTGCTCAAGCTGTGAAAATGGGGTATGGACGTGTTGAATGGTGTGTTTTGGATTGGAATATCAATGCTATCAAGTTTTATGAAGAAATGGGTGCTCAAGTTTTTCAGGAATGGAGGATTTGTAGGTTGACCGGTGATGCTTTGAATGGTTATGGAGGAGGTAATTAG